The following DNA comes from Cuculus canorus isolate bCucCan1 chromosome 7, bCucCan1.pri, whole genome shotgun sequence.
CAAAAATCCTGGCTGGTTGAGAAATATCTGTGCAGCAGCGCCAGCCCAGTCCCACGGGTCAGATCTTGCAAATCTCTGCTGGGAAGGACAGCTTGTCTCCAGCTGGCCTTCAGGGATGCTGCCGGGGAGAGCCCATCATCTTGCAGGGCAACCCGGGCACGGGGCCATAAACAAGCCCCTGTGATAGttggacagacagatggacaccATGGGCTTGATGTGGGCCTgatgttttttcatttgctggtcgggctctgcagcagaggcagggaaGTGCTGGAAGTTCGTCAAGGGCTGAATTAAAGTTGCCTGGCAACCTGCATCCCCGCTCCTCTTCCCACATCTCGCAGGATTTCCTACCCAAGGTCTGCCAGCTCTGGGGAAGGGGGGCCCAAAACGTGCCGCGGTTCACAGCCAGGCACGAGCTGAGATTGCCTCTCGGTGGATATCTCTTTTCTCATCATTCCCTGGCTCATTCCCACTGGGAGCTCTCCCCACCTTATCTTCTGGGGCAGGTGCCTTTCTCCCCCCCACTGGTAATGGGTCAGGCTGTTTTGGCTGAACCCAAGGGCAACTTGCATGGGTCCCCAGATGGGTAAAATGGTGCCGGGCTGATGACAACACAGTTGGGGGAGCTGAGGGGGCTGGGGATCATGTGCCGGGCTTGTCCTGGATGAGTAAAGCTGGATCGGCCGCGCAGGGTTTGGAGCAGCTGGGCCGCCATAAAAAAGCAGATCATAAACTGTGTCCCCTGCTGCAGTCCCGGGAGTTTTCTTAAGGCTGTTTTGCAACACCATAACCCAGAGGAGAGCTGCTGGAAATCCTGGCCCCCCACGAGGAAGCCAGCGACAGCTGCTCGTGGGAGTGCATGATGCCATGGAGAGCAGCCCACAAGATGGAGAGAAAGGTCCGGCAGCGATACCTGAAGCCTGCTTGGGCTTCGCTAGAGCTCCTTGGAGCATCCACAAACTGTCTGCAAAGTGGCAGGGTGGGGAAGTGTCCCATCCAGCTCTGCAAATCTCTGTCCCACCATCCAGGGTGGATGCTGGGGttgagctggagaagggctacTCCCACCAGGTGTTTCCATTCTTTCTCCTGGATTGCCTTTACATCAAAAAGCCAGCATTGGTTTTGATTGTGTCACTGAGGAACTGGCCATGGGGTCCCATAAGATCCCATCTGAGGTCCCTCTGCATTTATCAGCCCCACTGATAGTGCAGCTTCCTGGCACTGCACGCAGCTCGTGGCTGGCTCTTGCTCCAAGGTTTTGCTGCCTTGAGGCTTTGAGGACCAcagggcagcaggaaggggCCACTATGGCTAGCAAAAGCTCCCGGTGCAGTGGCTGTTTGACTGGTTTCTTTAGCTGGATCCAGGTTGCTGAGACCTACCGCTGGGAAATTCATTCATCAAAAGTTTTTTGTACCTCCAAAGGTGCTGATCTTGGGGATTTTAAGGAGGTGCCAACCGGGCCAGCTCGTTTGGGTGTGCTGTGCCGTCTGGTTGCCGGTGGGAGGCTGAGGCCGGCACAGTCATGCTCACACAGCTTCCGTCGTGACCCTGTAAACCCAGTCAGACCTGACCGGGGTTCGCTTGCTCCCCTGCACGTTAATGCACGCCTCCACTGCCCTCTTGGCATTCCCTGGGGACCAGCAAACCCATCCCACTGGCGGGAACCAGTGCCTGGGTCAGGCTTGCCTGGCTCTGTgtgagcagccagggctgcatCCTGTGGGAACTCTGGCAGCTGTGCGCAGGAGCCTGGGCTTTAGCCCCTGTCGATGCTGCACATTGCAACTACAGTGGCTGCTGCCTGGCTTCTCCCTGTTCTCAGGGCAGCCACCGGCCCCATGGTGGTAATCTGCCTCCACTAcccttctccttcagctggGGCAGGCGCTGGGGCTGTGCTTTGGGTTCTGTGTCagcccaggctgtgctgggaagTAGGTGAGGCACTAAAGGGCTTGCAAGTTCACTCCTAGGGATGGGATGggcttctctgggcagtttCTCTTATAAACCTCAGATTTCATTGGAgttgctgctgcatttcagcctcttcctttcccccttttgtCTTTCTCCCCTGGAGAAAGCTCCCTGTGGCATTTCCCCTCCTGGCTTTTCCCCATTCCCCAAGGAAGAGCTGGGCTTGAGTGACCTAACCACCCCTAGCCCAACAGCAGGTCCCACGGACCGAGTCCTCTTCTGcctcctgcctcctgccccagcccttGCCTTTGTCTGGAGCTTTGAAACTACACTCTGCTGAGGTGGGAAGTGATGGGTTTGGGGCAGATTGGTGtggctgcagcccaggttaACTGTCTGAGTGAGTCCAAGGGTGGTTTCAGttccttcttgctctttctcccccactcTAGGtatgaaacataaaaaataaaaaatggagaagCTGGGAGCAGCCCTTCCCTTCGAGTAAAATATTAACTGGCTCTTACATCTAACTGATTAAATGTCCTTTAGGACAAAGTTACATCTGATCTCAGCCAAAGGAGCCTTTGGAAATGGGTGTAGCTGCTCCcctggaaaaaagcagaagagcccagccccagcagcagggcaggctgcTCCCCACTGCCCACCTGGGAACCCTGCACAGCCGCACAGGTTAATTTATTGATTTCCACCCCCTCCCGTACTGGCTGGGTGCTCACGCTGGTTAAATGTTAGCTGGGGCTGGCTCACAGCACAGCACTTGCCCTGCAGTAAACACCATCCCTGCCACCCTGCCCAGCCATGCTCCTGGCTCCAATCCCTGACGCTGCTGGAGCCGGGTAGCAGGCAAAGTTCAAGGCTTGTTTGTTTGGGGAGATAAGGTAAGGATGCCTGGCAGCACGCAGGCAACTCGAAGGGCTGTTACTGATTTATAAGAGATCGTTGTTTGCCTTGTTGTAAGAAAgtttctcctcccctctgctTCCTCAGCCCAGGCGCACAGCAGCTTTCATGGCTTTTGCATGATTCCAGGCTCACGTCCCCATGCAGAAGCCTGGGGAAGGGTCTCCACAGCTGCTGGGGTTCTTTGATACTCCAGATATGCCCCTGCTGCTTGTTTTGTCCAAAAAGCTTGGTGGGTTTGGCTTGTGCCACCAAAGCAACTTCTTTCTTGTTGacctccatccccactcacCTGCCTTGTGTTGCCCTGCCAGGACCATCCCTCACGGGCAACCCTTGGTCCAGACAGGTCTTGCCCTGGGAACAGGAGTTACTTGGAGGGAGAATGGTCCAGGTCACCATCATCGGCTCATTGGGGAGCTGAGCCCTGCAGGaggctccctgcctgcagccagggctgggtgctctgtgggtgctctgggctgggctggcacCTGGGATGAGCGAGGCAGGAGGGACACacatgtcccctctgtccctttCCCGGGATGCTCGAGGCAGCAGCCAGTGCAATCGGGAGGTCTGGGTCTGAACCCCCGTGACAAAGGAAGCACTGGTTTAGTGCCAGCTCCAGGATGACAGCTGGATCCCACATCCAGCCCCTCGCTTCTCCTTTTCAGCCCTAAAGCccttttcactttcatttcacTTCGGTTTTTACCTCCCCTCTGCCTGAGACCTGGTGAGGTATTTGCTTCAGGGAAACTGTCTTCAGCCAGCGTGTGTGAACAGCTTCGCTACAGCGCCAGGTATTtggtttatatatataaaaaaaaagcccttagCAAACATATAGGTGCTGGTTGCTTATGGGGAGCTTTCCTGCTTGGAGATACCCAGTCGTCTTCTTCCTCTTTAGCGCCGGCAAAGTGAACCAGTGGCTTTGTTCGATGCAAtcaggagaggcaggagatTATTTGGGAGGGATTGGATGCAGGAAAGTGAGAGCAGAGGTAGATGCTGAGCTTCAAGGCAGCTTGGGATGTGAGAGAAACTGAAATCTCTTAGGCAAGCAGTGCTGGGGTAAAGCCGTTCTTGCTTGAAAAGACTTGGTGAAGATGCCAAGCGGCTTCTGCATTGATTTTCCTTCACGCCATGTCGCTGCGTGCCTGAAGCATCCTACCCCACACCTCTGCCCTTAGGAGTCTCGTCATTTCAAGAGGGGCAAAACTCTAGGGACAAGTGTCTTGCATGCCAGGAGATTGCCAGCTGTGCTTTCAGGGAGCAGTAGAGCCCTGGAGCTCCCTGGGAGCCCTCCTGCCACCCATCCTGCTGCATCTGCTCCAGGAAGTGGGGCTTGAGATGCCTCAGCATGCCAAGAAACCCACAAAAGTGCTTGGCCCCTGGGCCCACTATATTTTGTGAGTAAATGTATCTGCTTTTTGGATGTGAAAAATCCAATGAAGGATCAGCTGGCTCTGCTGAAGCACGTTCTTTGATCAGGGGGAGACAGCCTTGAGCAAAGAAGGGAGGAACCTGGAGGAAAATGAGCCTCTGAGTAACCAAACAAGTGCTTAGCAAGCGACTGCCACCGCTGCAACAGAGCAGATGCTGAGCCACGGTTGCCCCACTCAGATTCCCCTGCCCACCCTGTGGTGGTTGCAGGCTTGATGCCTtgtgctgtgcctcagtttcccaacTGGCAAACAagggtttgctttttctctgaagcCATCCCTGGAGTGAGGCTGTGTCCAATCAAGCATCTGTGTATATGCGCAGCCAGCTGCTTCCTGAGCCCACTTGCTCATGAGGTGCTGGGGACAACAGGCACATCTGACCCAGTGCTCTGTGTTTCAGGAGGGTTTGGTGGCCGGCCTCATCACggggagctggggagcccaTCCCAAGGATCAGCAGTGCTGGCCCGGCGGCAGCGGGCTGGGCGGCTGCCCTCGCCGAGGGAGCGGGAAGATGAGCGGAGGCACAGCCCATCTTCTGACGGCTCTCTTCGTGGTGGCAGCGATGGGCTACCCGTCGCGGCGGTCTGCCACTGATCTGCATGCCACCCCTAGGACAACAGTCACTTTTGATGGTAAGGGGGTGCGGGTCTTGGTGGTGGCGGTGGGGCTTGGGATCTTGCTGGCACTGGCTTTGGTGCCTGCATCCAGCCTTTGCCAGACCCCAGAGTGAGGGGCTCAGCATGGGGGGTGGTTATAGGGAGGCCTTGTGTCCGCTGGGCTCCAGAAATTGGAGCCCACATGGCTGTCTTGCGTTGGTGCCTGGAATCAATGTGGCCTGGGGGATGGAGCAGGGCAAAGGCATCTCCCCAAAAGCCCGGGGGGAGACGAGGATGTACAGGGAACCAGCCTTGGCCAGCCCCTGGCCTTGCCCAGCAACCCTTGGAGGGTGTCTTGAGCCGGGCATCACACCCGGGCTGGGCTCTTGTGGCCCAAATAGTCAGCAAGGAGCTTGCTTCTCTGATTTTCTCTAATTGCCACTGGACTCTTGGTCTTCTGCCTCTGTGGTGTCAGCAGTCCCACAGTGTCATCATGCCTTGGGTGTCCATATGACTTTGCTGACCTCATTAGTGAAGCCCAGCTCAGTGGTTGACAGCAGGAGAAGGTTTCATTTGCAGCTGTGGTGCCCTTTTCTCCCCAGACAATGCCTCCTTTCAGAGGGGTCATTGCTCCCCAGCTGCCTCCAGGCTCCCAAGCTCCATGGGACTTTCTCCTCCTGGCTTGGGGTCTCTCTGGCCAGGGCTGAGTCTCACCTCACACTTCAGCACCCTAGATTGGATGTTTTCTCTGGCTTAGTGGGCAGAAGGCACCCAGGCTCACTGCAGAAGCTCTCCCCTTCCATCAAAGTTTTTGTTCAGGATTTTTGCATCCTTCCTTTTGGGCTGGCTAGGTTTGGTTTGGAGTCAGAGTCACTGCCAGCATGTTTTCACTTCCCCAAACAGTGTGACAGGTCCATGCCGGCATGGACTTTGCAGGTTCCACCCCTGAGCTGCCATTTTAATTAGAAGGAAGCGATTTCCCCTGTCAGTCTGAGCCCAGTTAGTGTCTTTTGCCTTCTACCaaacctcccctcttcctttttttctccgCTGTAACTGCTGGCACTCAGCACCATCTGCCTGATAACCTCGGTGGGGgcctttccctctgctcctggctCCATTCTCTGCCTTTGCCCTGGCGGCTTGTGCCGTGCCTGGCCCAGGTCCCCTCTCAGTCAGTCCCCtgttccctttgcagagctgtcAGGCGTCCGGCACTTCAGTGCACACACCTTCAACTACAGCACCCTGCTGCTGGAGGACGACCGGGGCATCCTCTACGTGGGTGCCAGGGGAGCCATCTTCGCCCTCAACTCCAGTGACGTGGCTGATGGCTCCCACCGCACGGTGAGCCTGGTCTCTGTCCACTGGCGGCTGGTTGTCCTCTCCTGTTCTGCGCTGCCCAGTCCTTGCCTGAATTGTGACCATCCTGCCCCTGCTCATCCTGCCACTCACCATCTCAGGTCTTGCCTGGACGTGCTGTCCCCAGGTCCCCTGTGGATGCTCGGTCCTTCTTCTCAGCCAGGCAGCGTGGGGACAgcggtgggaggtgtccccaagCTCAGACCTGCCTGCTTCAGGGACCCGTGGGCAGGGCACAGGGTGGAGAGGGGAAGCGTacccctctgctcctcccaAGGAGGACACCGCAGAACCTCCAGGCTTCTGCGGCTGCTCTGGGGTTTTTGCCCTCTAGTTGGGGTGTGGGACCACACATGTTCTGTCATGCTCTGAGTAGCCATCCCCTccttaaataaaagaagattttAGCATCTCTGATGGCTCTGGAAGAGCCTGGAGCCTACAGTGATGGGGGGTCCACGCAGCGATGAGGGGTCATGTGGTGATGAGGGATCATGAAGTGGCAGTCCTTCTTCCACTTGCAGATCCACTGGGAAGCCTCCCCGGAGAAGCAGATGGACTGCCTGCAGAAGGGCAAAAACAACAAGGTAGAGTGGGTGGGTGCCGCGTGCTGCGGGGCCGCTGCCACTTTCCCTGGCTTGTAACGCCTGTCCTCCCCCACCGCAGACTGAGTGCTTCAACCACGTGCGGTTTCTGCAGAGGCTGAACAGCACCCACCTCTACGCCTGCGGGACCTACGCCTTCCACCCGCTCTGCGCTGCCATCGTGAGTGCTGCTCGGCTCCACAGCTGTCACCTGTCCCCTGCCACCATGTCACCCTCGGGTGGCGCAGCCCCTGTCCTGTCCTACCGTCTCCACCCACAGCTCCACTCCCTTTctgcccctttcccagcccctctTGAGCTCAAGGGGCAGGTGAGTGACCCCTAGGCTGGGGTGGGTTGGTTTGGGGACACAGCCACCGTGACGCAGATGCCCAAAGTCCCCACCCCGGAACTTGGATTGGACTCTGACCCCATAGCACGATGGCTGGGCTGGAAGGGTGCATGGGCTCAGTGGGGTGGGATGTGCCAGCACTGGAGCTGGTTCCTTCCCAAGGGGCTTCACACTGGCTGGTGGCCAGTGGCAGGTGTGCCCAGAGAAGGTGTTGGTGGCAGGACTGACTCAGCGGCCCCTCTGCAAGGTTTTCTAGGCCAGACCAGGAGTCCCTGCATGGCTGTGACTCATGACAAAGCAGCCAGGGACAGCCACACTCCCCCGGCAGTGGGACTTTAACCTCTTGTGTGGTGTCTCCTTGGTGACTCAGCCGCCCTTTGTCCACCACTCTTCCTGAGCTGGGGGGCAAAGCCACCTGGGGCCATGTCCCCTGCATGGCCAGGGAGCCCCAGAGGGGTCATGCCTGTTCCCACGGCTGTGCTGCCCGTCCAGTTTGGCCATCGCACTCCCTGGGAGTCAGGTGGAGGAGCTGCTAAGCTGGAAGGACCCCATCATTATTTAACGCGCTTTGAACAGCAACCCCCAAAGAAAATAACTCCTGCCATGACAGAGACCTCACCCGAAGGGACTCAGCCCGGCTGGGCAGCATCTGCTGGCAGGGACGGCCCGGGAACATGGGCTGCATTGGCCAGCTCCTGCTCAATGCCCAGACAATGCCAAAGTGGGGTGCTGGAGCTGCCCTCCACCTGCCCCCAACTCCTGGCTGGGGGCTCTCGCTATCAGAGCAGTTTCTGACCAGCTGGAGGGTGCCAGGTGGGGATTGTCACCCAAACAAGGGCACAGCCTTGGACATCACTTTATCCCTGCTAGCAGCCTCTGCACAGAACCTGGGGCTGGCAGGTGAGGCAGGTGTGTTCTCTCCTATCTAACCTGGTCCTCTGTCCCCCTCTAGGATGCTGATAGGTTCATGTTGCCATCCCACTTTGAGGAAGGCAAGGAGAAGTGCCCATATGACCCAGCCCGTGGCTACACCGGCCTCATTGTGGGTAAGCAGCACCTTTGCCAGGGCTGGTGTGGACATGCAGGATGCCACCAACCCTGGCCCCATCCCAAATGCCCCCTTGGGGACGATCTCCACCTAGGTGGGCTCTGCATGTGGGGGCTTTAGCAAGCCAGTActtcatcctcctcatccttctctGCCTGAGTTATGAGGATGCTGGTGGCATTTGGGGCTGTCCCTGGTGTGCAGGGCCATGCTAACgggctcctgccctgcctgtcCTGCCCAGACGGTGGCTTGTACACAGCCACACGCTATGAGTTTCGGAGCCTCCCTGACATCCGGAGGAACCTGCACCAGCGGCCACTGAAAACGGAGGAGTCCCCGCTGCACTGGCTGAATGGTGAGATGTCCCTGTGCCACCCTGGGACTGGTGTCACGGGCTGCGGGACACCATACATCGCCTCGTGGAGCAGGGGTGGGGTGGTCCTGGGGTCCTGTGTGGTTTGCCTTGAGAGGAAAACGAGTCAGGGAGGGATCCCGAGTCCCGCAGTGGGTGCTCAatctccccctcttctccacGTTACCCAGATGCGGAGTTTGTGGCCTCTGTGCTGGTCCAGGAGAGCAAGGACAGCCCTGTGGGCGACGATGACAAAATCTACTACTTCTTCACGGAGCGGGCGGGTGAGGAGACCACATCCTTCTTTGACAAGAGCCAGGTGGCCCGAGTAGCCCGGGTGGCCCGTATCTGCAAGGTAGGCAAGTCCCCAGCCACAGGGAGCCAAGCgctcctctgctcagcacaCGGGCTGCGTGCCTACACCTTGGGGGAGACTGAGGCACAGGCAGAGGGGGACGCACTCCCACCAGCCTGTGCAGAAATGCTCCCTGCACCCTCCCAGAGTGATGTCGGGGGGAAGAAGATCCTTCAGCGCAAGTGGACGTCCTTCATGAAGGCACGCCTAGTCTGCTACATGCCCTACTATGAGGTGCTGCGCAGCGTCTGCAGCCTGGATGGAGGGGGCTGGGCCAGCACTGTCTTCTACGCCACCTTCACCCTCTCAGCGCAGTGGTAAGTGGTACAACGGCTGAAACAGCTGCGACTAGAAGTCTGCAGCACAGGGGGGAACAGAGATGCTCAAGGGGATGTGCAGGTGGGCGCGAAGCACCTGGGGGCACGTTGGTGTGGAGTGACCACGCATCTGCCTGGGCTCAGGTAGGGCTCTGCCCCGCAGGAGGACCATGGAGGCCTCAGCCGTGTGCCGCTACAACATCTCGGCAGTGCAGCACGCCTTTGAGGGCCCCTACATGGAGTACCAGGACTCAGCTCGCAAGTGGTCCCGCTATGACGGTGCAGTGCCTGAGCCCCGGCCTGGCTCTGTGAGTGCCCAGGGGCGCGGAGCTGGGGGTGGTGTGGGATGGCTGCATGCCCCTCTGACCCACATCTACCCTGGGCAGTGCATTACGGACCACTCCCGCAGAAAGGGCTACAACTCCTCGCAGGACCTGCCCAACAGCGTCCTGGACTTTGTCAAGCTGCACCCGCTCATGTTTGAGGAGGTGAAGCCAGCTGGTGGGGAGCCGCTGCTGGTGAAGAAGAGTGTGACATACAGCCGGCTGGCTGTGGACAGGGTGCAGGCCCTCGATGGCCGCTCCTACGATGTGCTTTTCATGGGGACAGGTGAGCATGGGATGAGTTTGCCGGGTCTCTGCTGGGCAGGGAGGACATCCCATGCTCCCTCCTGacccctgctctgctccccaggggATGGCTGGATCCACAAGGTCGTGGTGGCAGACTCCGGTGTCCACATTGTGGAGGAGGTCCAGGTGTTCAGGGACCCACAGCCTGTGGAGAGCCTGGTGATCTCCCACGCTCAGGTGAGGGGTAGAAAAAGTGGGGGGATAGCACACACAGGACATatttgtgctgcagagctgtgattGGGCTGTTTGGGGGACACAACTCTTGTGTCACCCCAGCTCAGGACACGAGCTGAAGCCCAGCAGGGCAGCTTGGGGAAAGGGACCAACTTGACCACCACCTCTTCACCAGGTGCCAGCAGTCAGCCCTGACTGGAGCTGGGGGCCCTTCCCTGTGTATCCCCCTGAAGGAGAACTGTGCTGTAGGGCTGGGAGGGATCTCTAGGCATCATGGGGCACCCCACAGCCCAGCTACAACGTGCTGGGGCAATGCTGAGCCAGCCCTCTCCCCCCAGAGGAGCCTGTACGTGGGGGCACCCGGTGGGATCCTGCAGGTGCCCCTGGCCTCCTGCGCCAGGTACGCCTCCTGCTACGACTGCATCCTGGCCCGGGACCCTTACTGCGCCTGGGACGGCAGAACCTGCCGCGCCATCGCCAGCACCGACAGGTAGGGACAGGCTGCCTATTCTCCACAGTGCCCCTCGTGCCCCCCAGCTGCTTGATGACATGGAGTTCCACATCACTCCATGCCAGtcaccccagtgccaccccccAGGGTCTGCTGGTGGCCGTGACCCCAAAAGAGTGGGCTCAGCTGGGGCCGTAGAGCTGAAGCCTTCTGTGTCTTGCAGCACAGGGCTGGTGCAGGACATTCAGAGCGGCAACAAGGGATGCCGGAGCAGCTCCGGGCGTGGTGAGTCTGTACCTCCTTTTAGCACCGCAAGAGATgctggtgtccctcagggacaCAGGTGCAAGGTGGTGCATGTCTCCACAGGCTCCCTGCCATGGAAGAACCGGACGGTCCTGAGGGGTGACGATGTGCTGCTGCCCTGTGACCAGCGCTCCAACCTGGCCCGAGCTGTCTGGCTGCTGAATGGCAGCGAGGTGCCGGCCACAGGGCAGGACCAGCTGCGTGTTGGGGTGGACGGGCTGCTGGTGACGGACACACTGCCCCAGCACAGCGGCGAGTACCGCTGCTACGGGGAGGAGCAGGGTCTCCGGACGCTGCTGGCCGCCTACAGCCTCACTGTGCTGCCCGAACTGCCACGCAGCCCCACGGACACCCCGCAGCCCCACGCCGCCAGCCAGGTGGACAGTGACGTGAAGGTGGCTTACATCTCTGCCATTGTCGCCTTGGTGGTAGTGTGTGCCGTGCTCAGCGCCATCCTGCTCTACATGTCCTGCCTGGAGAAGCGCAAGGGCAAGTACGTCCTGGGGGAGCCGCGGCCAGCCAGTGTGGAGCTGCAGACCGTCTCGGCCAACTGCCTGCGCAAGGGTCACcacgaggaggaggaagagctcaCCTACCCCGATGGCTGCCTGCGGATCATTCCTGGCGAGGCACCCACAGCTGCCACTTCCCCAGTCAAGGAGCTGCCGGCTGCTGTGCCCCCACTTCCGCCACCACCGCCGCTGCCAGCTGAGCTCACAAATGGCGTGGGGGCTCTGCCCAACGTCCTCCGCAAGATGAATGGCAACAGCTacatgctgctgcagcaacagGAGGAGCCGCTGGCCTCCCCGCTCTACAGCGCATCCTTCACTGAGGAGCTCAGCAAGATCCTGGAGAAGCGGAAACACACACAGCTGGTGGAGAAGCTAGACGAGAGTTCCGTGTAGGGGCTGGGGTTGGGGTCTTGCCAGCGGGACCCGCcgcccctccagccccttctcccaCCCGCTGCCAGCAGTGTTACAAGACTCAGGCGAAACTACCTCCTGGATGGCAGAGCCGGGCCGGGCCCGGGTTTGGCCATTCCTTTGGCTTTTCACTCACTTTTGAGACtcactgtacagaaaaaaagaaaagaaaaagaatctattTAAATTTGGGAGCTCTATTTATGTACAAAAACCCACTGACGGTGGCCACGAgctggaggcaggagctggcGCCTGGCTGAAGGTGGACACTGGGGGGAGGGCAAGtttctgtctgtccatccaGGTGGGagagagagctgctgctgtggatgcaTGGACTCATTCTGCTCCGCCGGGTTTCCCTTGGCACAGGGGATCTGGACAGCTGCTGAGAGGTGGGTGAGGAGCGGGGAGGGGACTGCCGTGTGGTGCCTGTGCCTCTTCCCAGCATAGgtttccctcagctgcctgctcacaggcag
Coding sequences within:
- the SEMA4G gene encoding semaphorin-4G isoform X1, which produces MGWQHLATLPASGAAIRYAQEGLVAGLITGSWGAHPKDQQCWPGGSGLGGCPRRGSGKMSGGTAHLLTALFVVAAMGYPSRRSATDLHATPRTTVTFDELSGVRHFSAHTFNYSTLLLEDDRGILYVGARGAIFALNSSDVADGSHRTIHWEASPEKQMDCLQKGKNNKTECFNHVRFLQRLNSTHLYACGTYAFHPLCAAIDADRFMLPSHFEEGKEKCPYDPARGYTGLIVDGGLYTATRYEFRSLPDIRRNLHQRPLKTEESPLHWLNDAEFVASVLVQESKDSPVGDDDKIYYFFTERAGEETTSFFDKSQVARVARVARICKSDVGGKKILQRKWTSFMKARLVCYMPYYEVLRSVCSLDGGGWASTVFYATFTLSAQWRTMEASAVCRYNISAVQHAFEGPYMEYQDSARKWSRYDGAVPEPRPGSCITDHSRRKGYNSSQDLPNSVLDFVKLHPLMFEEVKPAGGEPLLVKKSVTYSRLAVDRVQALDGRSYDVLFMGTGDGWIHKVVVADSGVHIVEEVQVFRDPQPVESLVISHAQRSLYVGAPGGILQVPLASCARYASCYDCILARDPYCAWDGRTCRAIASTDSTGLVQDIQSGNKGCRSSSGRGSLPWKNRTVLRGDDVLLPCDQRSNLARAVWLLNGSEVPATGQDQLRVGVDGLLVTDTLPQHSGEYRCYGEEQGLRTLLAAYSLTVLPELPRSPTDTPQPHAASQVDSDVKVAYISAIVALVVVCAVLSAILLYMSCLEKRKGKYVLGEPRPASVELQTVSANCLRKGHHEEEEELTYPDGCLRIIPGEAPTAATSPVKELPAAVPPLPPPPPLPAELTNGVGALPNVLRKMNGNSYMLLQQQEEPLASPLYSASFTEELSKILEKRKHTQLVEKLDESSV
- the SEMA4G gene encoding semaphorin-4G isoform X4, with product MSGGTAHLLTALFVVAAMGYPSRRSATDLHATPRTTVTFDELSGVRHFSAHTFNYSTLLLEDDRGILYVGARGAIFALNSSDVADGSHRTIHWEASPEKQMDCLQKGKNNKTECFNHVRFLQRLNSTHLYACGTYAFHPLCAAIDADRFMLPSHFEEGKEKCPYDPARGYTGLIVDGGLYTATRYEFRSLPDIRRNLHQRPLKTEESPLHWLNDAEFVASVLVQESKDSPVGDDDKIYYFFTERAGEETTSFFDKSQVARVARVARICKSDVGGKKILQRKWTSFMKARLVCYMPYYEVLRSVCSLDGGGWASTVFYATFTLSAQWRTMEASAVCRYNISAVQHAFEGPYMEYQDSARKWSRYDGAVPEPRPGSCITDHSRRKGYNSSQDLPNSVLDFVKLHPLMFEEVKPAGGEPLLVKKSVTYSRLAVDRVQALDGRSYDVLFMGTGDGWIHKVVVADSGVHIVEEVQVFRDPQPVESLVISHAQRSLYVGAPGGILQVPLASCARYASCYDCILARDPYCAWDGRTCRAIASTDSTGLVQDIQSGNKGCRSSSGRGSLPWKNRTVLRGDDVLLPCDQRSNLARAVWLLNGSEVPATGQDQLRVGVDGLLVTDTLPQHSGEYRCYGEEQGLRTLLAAYSLTVLPELPRSPTDTPQPHAASQVDSDVKVAYISAIVALVVVCAVLSAILLYMSCLEKRKGKYVLGEPRPASVELQTVSANCLRKGHHEEEEELTYPDGCLRIIPGEAPTAATSPVKELPAAVPPLPPPPPLPAELTNGVGALPNVLRKMNGNSYMLLQQQEEPLASPLYSASFTEELSKILEKRKHTQLVEKLDESSV
- the SEMA4G gene encoding semaphorin-4G isoform X3; amino-acid sequence: MQDLMAVQEGLVAGLITGSWGAHPKDQQCWPGGSGLGGCPRRGSGKMSGGTAHLLTALFVVAAMGYPSRRSATDLHATPRTTVTFDELSGVRHFSAHTFNYSTLLLEDDRGILYVGARGAIFALNSSDVADGSHRTIHWEASPEKQMDCLQKGKNNKTECFNHVRFLQRLNSTHLYACGTYAFHPLCAAIDADRFMLPSHFEEGKEKCPYDPARGYTGLIVDGGLYTATRYEFRSLPDIRRNLHQRPLKTEESPLHWLNDAEFVASVLVQESKDSPVGDDDKIYYFFTERAGEETTSFFDKSQVARVARVARICKSDVGGKKILQRKWTSFMKARLVCYMPYYEVLRSVCSLDGGGWASTVFYATFTLSAQWRTMEASAVCRYNISAVQHAFEGPYMEYQDSARKWSRYDGAVPEPRPGSCITDHSRRKGYNSSQDLPNSVLDFVKLHPLMFEEVKPAGGEPLLVKKSVTYSRLAVDRVQALDGRSYDVLFMGTGDGWIHKVVVADSGVHIVEEVQVFRDPQPVESLVISHAQRSLYVGAPGGILQVPLASCARYASCYDCILARDPYCAWDGRTCRAIASTDSTGLVQDIQSGNKGCRSSSGRGSLPWKNRTVLRGDDVLLPCDQRSNLARAVWLLNGSEVPATGQDQLRVGVDGLLVTDTLPQHSGEYRCYGEEQGLRTLLAAYSLTVLPELPRSPTDTPQPHAASQVDSDVKVAYISAIVALVVVCAVLSAILLYMSCLEKRKGKYVLGEPRPASVELQTVSANCLRKGHHEEEEELTYPDGCLRIIPGEAPTAATSPVKELPAAVPPLPPPPPLPAELTNGVGALPNVLRKMNGNSYMLLQQQEEPLASPLYSASFTEELSKILEKRKHTQLVEKLDESSV
- the SEMA4G gene encoding semaphorin-4G isoform X2 → MGWQHLATLPASGAAIRYAQEGLVAGLITGSWGAHPKDQQCWPGGSGLGGCPRRGSGKMSGGTAHLLTALFVVAAMGYPSRRSATDLHATPRTTVTFDELSGVRHFSAHTFNYSTLLLEDDRGILYVGARGAIFALNSSDVADGSHRTIHWEASPEKQMDCLQKGKNNKTECFNHVRFLQRLNSTHLYACGTYAFHPLCAAIDADRFMLPSHFEEGKEKCPYDPARGYTGLIVDGGLYTATRYEFRSLPDIRRNLHQRPLKTEESPLHWLNDAEFVASVLVQESKDSPVGDDDKIYYFFTERAGEETTSFFDKSQVARVARVARICKSDVGGKKILQRKWTSFMKARLVCYMPYYEVLRSVCSLDGGGWASTVFYATFTLSAQWRTMEASAVCRYNISAVQHAFEGPYMEYQDSARKWSRYDGAVPEPRPGSDLPNSVLDFVKLHPLMFEEVKPAGGEPLLVKKSVTYSRLAVDRVQALDGRSYDVLFMGTGDGWIHKVVVADSGVHIVEEVQVFRDPQPVESLVISHAQRSLYVGAPGGILQVPLASCARYASCYDCILARDPYCAWDGRTCRAIASTDSTGLVQDIQSGNKGCRSSSGRGSLPWKNRTVLRGDDVLLPCDQRSNLARAVWLLNGSEVPATGQDQLRVGVDGLLVTDTLPQHSGEYRCYGEEQGLRTLLAAYSLTVLPELPRSPTDTPQPHAASQVDSDVKVAYISAIVALVVVCAVLSAILLYMSCLEKRKGKYVLGEPRPASVELQTVSANCLRKGHHEEEEELTYPDGCLRIIPGEAPTAATSPVKELPAAVPPLPPPPPLPAELTNGVGALPNVLRKMNGNSYMLLQQQEEPLASPLYSASFTEELSKILEKRKHTQLVEKLDESSV